In Cicer arietinum cultivar CDC Frontier isolate Library 1 chromosome 7, Cicar.CDCFrontier_v2.0, whole genome shotgun sequence, a single window of DNA contains:
- the LOC101505651 gene encoding benzyl alcohol O-benzoyltransferase-like: MRLVHVYDSDSLNENVTFLNCLRLPYVTRLKCGGFIFSLRMNHTMSDGSGISQFLKALSELANEAKEPSILPMWCRELLCAREPPKVSCIHREYQQLPPDTKSNFIHHSFFFGPKEIYAIRALLPHHLSKSTSFEILTACLWRCRTKALQWKNSNEEIRLLCIVNARCRLNPPLPEGFYGNAVVFPAAVTTVGKLCGRPLGYAVELVKNAKNEATEEYVHSMIDLMETKGRPCSTRSGSFVVSDISKASLKDLDFGWGKAVYGGVAKAGLGDIPGVSVYMHFTNSKGEQGRVVPICLPINAMERLEKELDNILKANNNGKMILRSNF; encoded by the exons ATGAGGTTAGTTCATGTGTATGATTCAGATAGCTTGAACGAGAATGTCACATTTCTCAACTGTCTAAGGTTGCCCTAT GTAACTCGTCTCAAGTGTGGTGGTTTCATCTTTTCTCTTCGCATGAACCATACAATGAGTGATGGAAGTGGAATTTCCCAATTTCTAAAAGCCTTATCAGAACTAGCAAATGAGGCAAAAGAGCCTTCAATTCTCCCTATGTGGTGCAGGGAGTTACTATGTGCAAGAGAACCACCAAAAGTTTCATGCATCCATAGAGAATACCAACAACTACCACCAGATACCAAAAGCAACTTCATACATCATTCTTTCTTCTTTGGCCCAAAAGAGATATATGCAATCCGTGCTCTTCTTCCTCATCATCTTTCTAAATCAACATCATTCGAGATTCTCACTGCATGCCTCTGGCGTTGCCGCACAAAGGCACTTCAGTGGAAAAACTCAAACGAAGAGATTCGTTTGTTGTGCATCGTCAATGCACGTTGTAGGTTAAATCCTCCATTGCCTGAAGGATTTTATGGTAATGCTGTTGTTTTTCCAGCGGCAGTTACAACCGTTGGAAAACTTTGTGGTCGCCCGTTAGGTTATGCTGTAGAGctagtgaagaatgcaaaaaatGAAGCAACTGAGGAGTATGTGCACTCAATGATTGACTTAATGGAAACTAAAGGAAGACCTTGTTCTACTAGGTCAGGGTCTTTTGTGGTATCAGATATTTCAAAGGCTTCTTTAAAAGATTTGGACTTTGGATGGGGAAAGGCTGTATATGGTGGGGTAGCAAAAGCAGGTCTTGGAGACATTCCAGGAGTGAGTGTCTATATGCATTTTACCAATTCTAAAGGAGAACAAGGTAGAGTAGTTCCTATTTGTCTACCAATTAATGCAATGGAAAGGTTAGAGAAAGAGTTGGATAACATACTCAAGGCCAATAATAATGGAAAAATGATATTAAGATCCAATTTCTAA
- the LOC105852931 gene encoding LOW QUALITY PROTEIN: 13-hydroxylupanine O-tigloyltransferase-like (The sequence of the model RefSeq protein was modified relative to this genomic sequence to represent the inferred CDS: inserted 1 base in 1 codon; substituted 1 base at 1 genomic stop codon), with protein sequence MVLKISSMVFKVKRHKHELVKPSNPTPNELKLLSNIDDQLGFRYHVPLIFLYRYNPSMLGKDPVQVIREALSKTLVFYYPFAGRLMECSNGKLMVNCNGEGVMFIEADADVTLDDFDNNFVPPFPCFDELLYNVPGSDGIIDSPLLLIQVTRLKCGGFIFSLRMNHTMSDGSGISQFLKALSELANEAKEPSILPMWCRELLCAREPPRVTCIHREYQQLPPDTKSNFIHHSFFFGPKEIDAIRALLPHHLSKSTSFKILTACLWRCRTKALQWKNSNEEIXLLCIVNARCRLNPPLPEGFYGKAVVFPAAVTTVGKLCGXPLGYAVELVKNAKNESTEEYVHSMIDLMETKGRPCSTRSGSFVVSDISKASLKDLDFGWGKAVYGGVAKAGLGDIPGVSVYMHFTNSKGEQGRVVPICLPIDAMERLEKELDNILKTNNNGKMIFRSNF encoded by the exons ATGGTTCTaaaaatttcatcaatggtCTTTAAAGTGAAAAGACACAAACATGAGCTAGTGAAACCATCTAACCCTACTCCTAATGAACTTAAATTGTTATCAAACATAGATGACCAACTTGGATTTCGTTACCATGTTCCACTTATATTTTTGTATCGTTACAATCCATCAATGCTAGGAAAAGACCCTGTTCAAGTCATAAGAGAAGCACTCTCTAAAACACTTGTGTTTTATTATCCTTTTGCTGGAAGACTTATGGAATGTTCTAATGGAAAACTAATGGTGAATTGTAATGGAGAAGGTGTCATGTTCATTGAGGCTGATGCTGATGTCACACTTGATGATTTTGACAACAATTTTGTTCCTCCATTTCCTTGTTTTGATGAGTTGCTTTATAATGTTCCAGGATCAGATGGAATTATTGATTCTCCTTTGCTTCTTATACAG GTAACTCGTCTCAAGTGTGGAGGTTTCATCTTTTCTCTTCGCATGAACCATACAATGAGTGATGGAAGTGGAATTTCCCAATTTCTAAAAGCCTTATCAGAACTAGCAAATGAGGCAAAAGAGCCTTCAATTCTCCCTATGTGGTGCAGGGAGTTACTATGTGCAAGAGAACCACCAAGAGTTACATGCATCCATAGAGAATATCAACAACTACCACCAGATACCAAAAGCAACTTCATACATCATTCTTTCTTCTTTGGCCCAAAAGAGATAGATGCAATTCGTGCTCTTCTTCCTCATCATCTTTCTAAATCAACATCATTCAAAATTCTCACTGCATGCCTATGGCGTTGCCGCACAAAGGCACTTCAGTGGAAAAACTCAAATGAAGAGA CTTTGTTGTGCATCGTCAATGCACGTTGTAGGTTAAATCCTCCATTGCCTGAAGGATTTTATGGTAAGGCTGTTGTTTTTCCAGCGGCAGTTACAACCGTTGGAAAACTTTGTGGTTGACCGTTAGGTTATGCTGTAGAGctagtgaagaatgcaaaaaatGAATCAACTGAGGAGTATGTGCACTCAATGATTGACTTAATGGAAACTAAAGGAAGACCTTGTTCTACTAGGTCAGGGTCTTTTGTGGTATCAGATATTTCAAAGGCTTCTTTAAAAGATTTGGACTTTGGATGGGGAAAGGCTGTATATGGTGGTGTAGCAAAAGCAGGTCTTGGAGACATTCCAGGAGTGAGTGTCTATATGCATTTTACCAATTCTAAAGGAGAACAAGGTAGAGTAGTTCCTATTTGTCTACCAATTGATGCAATGGAAAGGTTAGAGAAAGAGTTGGATAACATACTCAAGACCAATAATAATGGAAAAATGATATTTAGATCCAATTTCTAA
- the LOC101502318 gene encoding mitochondrial metalloendopeptidase OMA1-like, whose product MMLFHRSKKLPLSAFSSIFSNVKIKNKFHNPFISESTRFYSVEPEEIPSGFIAGLKWKFEKHETVPFTNRTRFILPTISFERNRGQEEFEEIKKGFEGRTLDSTHPDCVRVSTIVDKIIDALNKEVKKMRPAEEITFLRRIWLRLIRRSPPSTAHLDGLNWEVLVVRYPDVACDCYPGGKFVMSNAFFEHFGNDFEIATCITHEIAHIVARHGAERFTKTLSIMALQSLLNQSVITYFIKAFQERITRRHEMEADYIGLLLMASAGYDPRMVPKVYEKMGKFDEAKSVPTSATHPSGAKRAKALAQPKIMEEALIIYKNVKAGFVV is encoded by the exons ATGATGCTTTTTCACAGATCAAAAAAACTTCCACTCTCTGCATTCTCTTCAATTTTCTCCAATgtcaaaatcaaaaataaatttcacaATCCATTCATATCTGAATCCACTAGATTCTACTCTGTGGAACCTGAAGAAATTCCAAGTGGTTTCATCGCTGGTTTAAAGTGGAAATTCGAAAAACACGAAACCGTTCCGTTCACAAACCGAACGCGTTTCATTCTTCCAACGATTTCCTTCGAGAGAAATAGAGGTCAAGAAGAGTTTGAAGAAATTAAGAAAGGTTTCGAAGGGAGGACATTGGATTCAACGCATCCAGATTGTGTTAGGGTTTCAACGATTgttgataaaattattgatGCATTGAATAAAGAGGTGAAGAAAATGAGGCCTGCTGAAGAGATTACTTTTTTACGCCGAATTTGGTTGCGTTTAATTCGAAGATCGCCGCCTTCTACGGCGCATTTGGATGGATTGAATTGGGAGGTTTTGGTTGTTCGTTATCCTGATGTTGCTTGTGACTGTTACCCTGGTGGGAAGTTTGTTATGTCTAATGCTTTTTTTGAGCATTTTGGAAATGATTTTGAGATTGCAACTTGTATTACTCATGAG ATTGCGCATATTGTGGCCCGACACGGTGCCGAAAGGTTTACAAAGACGCTGTCGATTATGGCATTGCAAAGTTTGCTTAATCAATCTGTCATAACTTATTTTATCAAAGCCTTTCAAGAACGAATAACCAGACG GCATGAAATGGAAGCTGATTACATTGGGCTTCTACTAATGGCATCAGCTGGCTATGATCCCCGAATGGTCCCTAAAGTCTACGAAAAGATGGGAAAATTTGACGAGGCTAAAAGTGTGCCCACAAGTGCTACTCATCCATCAGGAGCAAAAAGAGCCAAAGCATTGGCTCAACCTAAGATAATGGAAGAAGCTCTTATTATATATAAGAATGTAAAAGCAGGATTTGTGGTTTGA